CGGCACGGCGTACTCCGAGCTCGTCGACCCCGTCGAGCAGCGCGCCCGGCTCACCGCCCAGTCGCTGCTCGCGGCCGGCGGGGACCACGACGCCATGCAGCTCGACGAGGACTTCCTCCGCGCGCTGGAGTACGCCATGCCGCCCTCGGGCGGCCTCGGCATCGGGGTGGACCGGCTGCTCATGATGCTCACCGGCAAGGGCATCCGGGAGACCGTGCTGTTCCCCCTGGTGCGCCCGGAGTGAGCGCGTGACCAGCGCGGTCGAGGTACGCAGGGCGCGGACGAGCGACGTCCCCTCGATCCGCACGCTCATCGACGCGTACGCCCGGGAGCGGCGGCTGCTCTCCAAGGCGACGGTGACGCTCTACGAGGACGTCCAGGAGTTCTACGTCGCCGACCTCGAGGGCCGCGTCGTCGGCTGCGGGGCGCTCCACGTGCTGTGGGAGGACCTCGCCGAGGTGCGCACCCTCGCCGTCTCCGACGACGTGCGCGGCATGGGGGTCGGGGGCGCCCTGCTCGCCACCCTGCTCGAGACCGCGCGCGGTCTCGGCGTCGCGAAGGTGTTCTGCCTCACCTTCGAGGTCGGGTTCTTCGCGCGCTACGGCTTCACCGAGATCGAGGGCACACCGGTCGACCCCAAGGTCTACGCCGCGCTCCTCGAGTCCTACGACGAGGGCGTCGCGGAGTTCCTCGACCTCGAGCGGGTCAAGCCCAACACCCTCGGCAACACGCGGATGCTCATCACGCTCTGAGCGGCTCGACCACCACGAGGGGAGCGCCCGGCTCGGCCGCGCGGGCCATCGCGGCGGGCAGGTCCGCGAGCGGGCGCGTCTCCACCGGGACGGCGGCGAGGTCGAGCAGGCCGGCGGCGACGAGCTGCAGCAGCCTGGCCGGAGCGTCCGGCGGGTGCATGAAGCTGCCCAGCACCTCCTTGCCGCCGCGGAGCAGCCCGGCGTAGTCCAGCGGCAGCGGCACGGTCATGCTCCCGCTGAGCACCAGCCGACCGCCCCGGCGCAGCGCGGCCAGCGCGGCGAGCACGCCGTCCGCGGACGACGCCCGCCCCGCGCTGTCCAGGGCGAGGTCGACCACGCCGCCGGCGGCCTCGCGGAGAGCGGCGGCGTCCGCGGCCACGTCGCCCGTCATGGGGACGGCCCGGACGCGGTCGAGCGTCCCGAGCCGGTCCAGCACCTCCCGGTTGCGCCCGGCCGCCACGACCCGCGCCGCGCCCATCGCCAGCGCGACCAGGACGCCGGCCGAGCCGAAGGCGCCCGTCGCCCCGTGCACGACCACGGTCTCGCCCGCGGCCAGGCGCCCGCGGAGGAGGGCGCCGTACGGCACGACCAGGCGGCTCACGGCTGCCAGCGACGCCGAGGGGACCGCGTCCAGCCCGCTCGGCACCGCGGTGACGGTCGCGGCGGGGGCCACGGCGTACTCCGCGAGCGTGCCGTCGGCCCACAGCTCCAGCAGGCCCTCGCTGCCCGGCTCGGCGGTCAGGGCGACGAGCGCCTCGGGCGGCTCGGGGGCGGTCTCCGCCGCCACGACGTACGGCGTGGTGAGGACCCGTCGGCCCGGCCGCAGGGTGAGCACGCCCTGCCCGACCGCCTCCACGGTGCCGACGGCGGAGGTGCCGGGGGTGAAGGGCCCGGGCGGCGGCCGGTAGGTCGTCAGCCGCCCCGAGACGTAGTCGCCCAGGTAGGCCAGCAGCGGCGAGGCCTCGACCCGGACGAGCACAGCGCCGGGGCCGGCGCTCGGCTGCGCCACGTCCTGCAGCTCGAGCGCGCCGCCGGGAGCCTCGAGCCGCCACGCGCGCACGCGGCGACGCTACCGGCGGCGGGGACTGGGCCGCCAGGTCGAGCGCCGCCCGGAACGGCCGCACAATGGAGCCATGAGCGTCCTCGAAGCCGTCATCCCCACCGTCGTCCTCACCACGGCCTTCATCGCGCTCCTGGTCGTCGCATTCCGCGCCACGGACGGCCACCACAAGGACGAGTGAATGCCGCTCCGCCCATTCCGGCGCACCGCACGTGGCCATTCCCGATAGGCGGGCGGCATGTTGCGCCGGCGTTTCTGCGCTATTCTCTGGAATGCCGCGGAGGGGGTTCCGCGCACGACGACAGGACGGACAATGGCGCAGCGCACGATCGTCACCCTCGAGGACGACATCGACGGCGGCGAGGCGGAGGAGACCGTCACCTTCGCCCTCGACGGGGTGACCTACGAGATCGACCTCAACGAGGCCAACGCGGCGCGGCTGCGCGACGCCCTCGCGCCGTACGTCGGGGCCGGCCGCCGCGTGGGGGGCCGCTCGTCGGCCGCCGCCCGCCCGGCCGCCCGGCCCGCCCGCGCCGCGAGCTCCCCCAAGCAGGACACCGGCGCGGTGCGCGAGTGGGCCCGGGCCAACGGCTTCACGGTCAGCGACCGCGGCCGCATCCCCGGCAACGTCGTCCAGGCCTTCGAGCAGGCCCACTCCTGACGCCCGCGGGCCGGCCCGCGCGGCCACGGCTCGTTCGCCGTTGGCGTACGACGCCCCGCTCGGGTCCCGGACTGGAATGGTCGACGTTGGGCACCCGTTGTCCATGACGACCCGAGGGCCCCGCGCCGCCGCAGGTGGCGCACTGCAGGGGCCCGACGTTCGGGGCTAGCATGCGGAAGGACAGGCGCCCGTCCCGGGCGCAGGTCCGATCCGCCCCGTGAGGAGCGAGCGATGTTCGAGAGGTTCACCGACCGCGCGCGGCGGGTCGTCGTCCTGGCACAGGAAGAAGCCAGGATGCTCAACCACAACTACATCGGGACCGAGCACATCCTGCTCGGCCTGATCCACGAGGGCGAGGGCGTCGCCGCGAAGGCGCTCGAGTCGCTCGGCATCTCCCTGGAGGCGGTGCGCTCCCAGGTCGAGGAGATCATCGGCCAGGGCCAGCAGGCGCCGTCCGGCCACATCCCCTTCACGCCCCGGGCGAAGAAGGTCCTGGAGCTCTCGCTGCGCGAGGCGCTCCAGCTCGGCCACAACTACATCGGCACCGAGCACATCCTGCTGGGCCTCATCCGCGAGGGCGAGGGCGTCGCCGCCCAGGTCCTCGTCAAGCTCGGGGCGGACCTCAACCGCGTCCGCCAGCAGGTCATCCAGCTCCTGTCCGGCTACCAGGGCAAGGAGACGGCGACCGCCGGCGGCCCCGCCGAGGGCGCACCCTCGACCTCGCTCGTGCTCGACCAGTTCGGCCGCAACCTGACGCAGGCCGCTCGGGAGGGCAAGCTCGACCCGGTCATCGGGCGCGAGAAGGAGATCGAGCGGGTCATGCAGGTGCTGTCCCGCCGCACCAAGAACAACCCCGTCCTCATCGGCGAGCCCGGCGTCGGCAAGACCGCCGTCGTGGAGGGCCTCTCGCAGGCCATCGTCAAGGGCGAGGTCCCCGAGACGCTCAAGGACAAGCAGCTCTACACCCTCGACCTGGGGGCCCTCGTCGCCGGCTCGCGCTACCGCGGCGACTTCGAGGAGCGGCTGAAGAAGGTCCTCAAGGAGATCCGCACCCGCGGCGACATCATCCTGTTCATCGACGAGCTGCACACGCTCGTGGGTGCGGGTGCCGCCGAGGGCGCGATCGACGCCGCCTCGATCCTCAAGCCGATGCTCGCCCGCGGCGAGCTGCAGACGATCGGCGCGACGACGCTCGACGAGTACCGCAAGCACCTCGAGAAGGACGCGGCGCTCGAGCGCCGCTTCCAGCCGATCCAGGTGGCGGAGCCCTCGCTCCCGCACACCATCGAGATCCTCAAGGGCCTGCGCGACCGCTACGAGGCGCACCACCGCGTGTCGATCACCGACGCCGCGCTGGTCGCCGCCGCGACGCTCGCCGACCGCTACATCTCCGACCGCTTCCTCCCGGACAAGGCGATCGACCTCATCGACGAGGCCGGCTCGCGCATGCGCATCCGCCGCATGACCGCGCCGCCGGACCTGCGCGAGTACGACGAGCGCATCGCCGGCGTCCGCCGCGAGAAGGAGTCCGCGATCGACGCGCAGGACTTCGAGAAGGCTGCGCGCCTGCGCGACGAGGAGAAGCGCCTGCTCGGCGACAAGGCGCAGCGCGAGAAGGAGTGGAAGGCCGGCGACATGGACGTCGTGGCCGAGGTCGACGAGGAGCTCATCGCCGAGGTCCTCGCCACGGCGACGGGCATCCCGGTCTTCAAGCTGACCGAGGAGGAGAGCGCCCGCCTGCTCCGCATGGAGGACGAGCTCCACAAGCGCGTCATCGGCCAGGAGCAGGCCATCAAGGCCCTCGCCCAGGCGATCCGGCGCACCCGCGCCGGGCTCAAGGACCCGAAGCGCCCCGGTGGCTCGTTCATCTTCGCCGGCCCGTCCGGCGTCGGGAAGACCGAGCTGTCCAAGACGCTCGCCGAGTTCCTCTTCGGCGACGAGGACGCGCTGATCGCGCTCGACATGAGCGAGTTCTCCGAGAAGCACACGGTCTCGCGGCTGTTCGGCTCCCCGCCCGGCTACGTCGGCTACGAGGAGGGCGGGCAGCTCACCGAGAAGGTGCGGCGCAAGCCGTTCTCGGTGGTCCTGTTCGACGAGGTCGAGAAGGCCCACCCGGACATCTTCAACTCGCTGCTGCAGATCCTGGAGGACGGTCGCCTGACCGATTCCCAGGGGCGGGTCGTCGACTTCAAGAACACTGTCATCATCATGACGACCAACCTCGGCACGAGGGACATCTCCAAGGGCTTCAACCTGGGCTTCGCCGCCACCGGCGACACCCAGACCGGCTACGAGCGGATGAAGGCCAAGGTCCAGGACGAGCTCAAGCAGCACTTCCGTCCCGAGTTCCTCAACCGCATCGACGACATCGTCGTCTTCCACCAGCTCACCGAGAAGGAGATCATCCAGATCGTCGACCTGATGCTCGCCCGTCTCGACGAGCGGCTGAAGGACAAGGACATGGGGCTCGAGCTGACGCAGAGCGCCAAGCAGCTCCTCGCGGCCCGTGGCTACGACCCCGTGCTGGGAGCCCGGCCGCTGCGCCGGACCATCCAGCGCGAGATCGAGGACGCCCTGTCCGAGAAGATCCTGTTCGGCGAGCTCAAGGCCGGCGAGATCGTGCTGGTCGACACCGACGGCGAGGGCGAGGGCGCGACCTTCACCTTCCGCGGCGAGGCCAAGCCGCCGCTGCCGGAGGTCGGGCTCACGAAGTCGCTGTAGCCCGGCGCCAGCGCTGGTCACGAGGGCCGCACCCCGCGAGGGGTGCGGCCCTCGTGCCGTCCGTGCTGGTCGAGCCGTCCGTGCCGGTCGGGGGGCGAGGGCGGGGAGTCGCGCGCGGTCAGGCGGTCGTGAACGGCGTGAGCGTGCCCACGACGACGGTCCGCCCGCCCTCGAGCCGCTCCGGCTCCAGCTCCAGCAGCACCTCGACCTCGCTGCCGTCGCGGCGCCGAGCGGGCACCCTCACGCTGTGCCCGACGAGGTGCCGCTCGCCGGTGAGCAGGAAGCGCACGAAGCCCGCGATGTGGGCCTCGTGCAGCCGCGGGGGGATGATGACGACCAGGCGGCGCCCGACGAGCTCCTCCGCCGGCCACCCGAGCAGCTGCTCGGCCGCAGGGCTCACCGCGAGGATCCGCCCCGCGTCGTCGCTCGCGACCTGCGCGGCCCGGCTCGCGACCACGCGGGCGCCGTCCCACTCGGGGCGCGCGCGCTCGGTCGCCTCGTCGGCGGCCTCGAGCGGCGTCCACGCGGTGGGTGCCGCGCCGGTGAGCTGGTCGAGGACCTCCTGCAGGACCCAGCGCCGCATCCGCCGGATCTCCGGCTGGCTCGGCGGCGCCAGCAGCTCGCCGCGCGCCGCCTGCCGGACGGCGCGGTCGAGGGCGGCCCCCAGCGCGCGGAAGCGCGGCGCGGCGTCGCCGGGCACCTCGATCTCGAGGTCCAGCACCTGCCGGTCGGTGCGCAGCTGGTCCGAGGTGCCGCCCGTCAGCAGGGTCAGCGCGTCGTTGCCGGCGGCTGCCTCGTCGGCCAGCTCCCGCGAGCCGCTCCGCTCGTCGAGGCAGGTGATGAGGTGCTCGCGCAGCAGCGAGGACGCGTGCTCCAGCAGGGTCCGGAACAGCGCGGCGCGGACGTGGAGCAGGCGGACGGCCGTGGTCTCGGGCGCGACACCGGCCGCGTCGGGTGCGCCCCCGCCGGGCTCCTCGCGCAGCGACCCGCCGGTACGCCCGCCGAGGGTGAACCACACGACCTTGCCGCCGCTGCTCGTCCGCCGGGCGCCGGAGTCCGTCGCCAGCGCCTCGACCAGCTCGAGCCCCCGCCCCGTCGTGCCCTCGCTGGCGAAGCTCCGCTGGACGGGCAGGTGCGGGCTGTGGTCGGAGACCTCGACGAGCACGCCCCGGGAGTCGACGGTCACGGTGACGCCGACCGACGAGCGGGCGTGGACGACTGCGTTGGTGACGAGCTCGGTGACGAGCAGGCTGGCGGTGTCGACGTCGTCCTCGGGGGAGCCGGCGGTGCGCAGCGCGTCGGCGACGGCGTGCCGGGCCCTCCGCACGCTCGCCGGCTCTGCGCTCAGCTCGACCTCGCGGTGCACGAGGTCGGGCTCCGGTCCCCCCACCACCTGCGTCCCCCTCACGCTGCCCGACCGGTGAGTACCCCGCGTCCCGCGTCCCCACTCATCCGGCTGCCGCGCCCCAGCGTCCGGGCAGCGCGTACGCCCCGCCGGGGAGCTCCTCGACGAGCCCGTCGTGGAGCAGCCCGGCCAGCGCGCGCTCGCGCTGGACCTCCTCCGGCCAGGCGTCCTCGAGCCGCGCCCGAGGGACGGCGCCCGGAGCCGCGCGCAGCACGGCGAGCAGCGTGCCGCGGGCCTGCCGGTCGGTCCCCTCCCAGACCTGCGCCCGCCGGGGCGGCCCGGTCTCCGGCCGCCCGGCGGCGAGCCAGCGGCAGCGCGTGGCCAGCGGGCAGTCCCCGCAGCGCGGGGCCCGGGCGGTGCAGACGAGGGCGCCGAGCTCCATGACGCCGACCGACCACCTCGCGGCCTGCCGCCCGTCGGCCGGCAGCAGCGCCTCCGCCCGCTCGCGCTCTGCCCGGGTGATCGCTGGGCGGGGCGCGGCGACCCCGTCGAGGACCCGGCCGAGCACCCGCCGCACGTTGGTGTCGAGCACGGCGTGGCGCCCACCGTGCGCGAAGGCCGCGACGGCGGCAGCGGTGTAGTCGCCCACTCCCGGCAGGGCACGCAGCGCCGCGTGGTCGGCCGGCACCTCGCCGCCGTGCTGCTCGACCACGGCCCGCGCCGCGGCGTGCAGCCGCAGCGCGCGGCGCGGGTAGCCGAGCCGGCCCCACGCGTGCACGGCGTCGCCAGGCGTCGCGGCCGCGAGGGCTGCGGGCGTCGGCCACCGCTCGCACCACTCCCGCCACACGGGGAGCACCCGCGCCACCGGCGTCTGCTGGAGCATGACCTCGCTGACGAGCACCGACCAGGCGCTGGCGCCGGGCTCGCGCCAGGGCAGGTCGCGGGCCGAGGCGGCGTACCAGTCGGTGACGACCTCGACGATCTCGGCGGCGTCGGGCGGTCGGTCCATCGCGCGCGCATCGTACGCCGGACCGCCCCCCTGACGGCGTGGCAGCGTGCCCCGGCGCGGCGCCGGCCGTAGCCTCCGAGCGTGGTGATGCAGCCCGTCGGCCCGGAGCCGCCGACCGTCTACTGGCGGCGGCGCGCCCTCGTGCTCGGCGGCCTCGTCGTCGTGCTGGCCCTGCTGCTCGCCTACTGCACCAGGGGTGGCGGTGGCAGCGGGGGCAGCGCCAGCAGCAGCGCGAGCTCCTCCTCCGCAGCGTCCGACGGGGCGTCCGACGGGGCGTCGGTGGACGCCGTCGGCGGCGGGCTGGAGCCGAGCGCCCCCGCGGACGACGCCTCCTCGGCCGCGAGCGGCGAGCCCGCGGCGTCCGGTGCGAGCACCGCCGAGGCCTCGGCGAGCGCAACCCCTGCGGCCGGCGGGACCTGCGCGGACTCCGCGATCACGGTCAGCGTGCGGACCGACGCCCGGGCGTACGCCGTCGGCGGGCGCCCGCACATCAGCCTGAGCGTCACTAACTCCTCGCGCGCGGCCTGCCGGCGCGACGTCGGCTCCGCCGCCCTCTCCGTCGTCGTCCGCTCCGGCGCCGACCGGGTGTGGAGCTCGGACGACTGCGGCGGCAAGGGGACGAGCCGGGTCACCCCGCTGGCGGCGGGGGCGGCGTACTCCACGTCGGTCACCTGGTCCGGCAAGCGCTCCGCGCCGGGGGAGTGCGGCGCCCGCCCGGCGGCGAAGGCCGGCACCTACACGGTGACGGCGTACGCCGGGCGCGCCGCGAGCACGCCGGTCCGCTTCGTCCTGCGCTGACGCACGCCGTACGCTGCGGCGGGCGAAGGGAGGGCCGACCGTGGTGCAGTGGGTGACGTTCCTCGTCGGGCAGCGCGTCATGACGGTGCGCGACGACGAGATCGCGGACGTCGTGCGGGACGCGGTGGTCGAGCACCGCTCGGGCCTGCGCGCCCCGATCACGGCGTCGATGGACTACCACGACGGCCGTCTCGAGCTGGTGGACCTGCGCGAGCACGAGGCCCGGGCCGACGTCCTCGTGCTGCTGCGCCCGGCCGCCGGCGTCGTCGTCGACGGCGTGCTCGCCATGGTGGACGAGGACGCGCTCGAGGTCGAGGAGGCGGTCCCCGACGGGCTGCTCCCGCACTACGTCCGCGCCGTGCTGCGGCGCCCCGACGCCTCGGGCAGCCGGGTCTACTACGTCGACCTGGCGGCCTTCGCCGGGCTGCGCGCGCAGCGGCCGTCGCGCCCCGGCGCCTAGTAGGGGAACGCCACGTCGCACACCTCGTCGTCGGGCGCGGCGGAGGGGAAGTGCGCGAAGTAGACCTCCCGCGGCCCGGCGCTCGGACGCAGGCCCTGCCCCTGCAGCCAGGCGGCGACCTCGTCATAGGCGGTGAGGATGCTGGGGAAGACGGTCTCGCGCTTGCGCAGCCGGACGTACGCCTCGCGGTGGGCGGGCTCGACGCGCACGGCGGGGTCGTCCTCCGGCGCCGCCACCGGCAGGCAGACCTCCAGCGGGCCGTCGCTGTCCTCGGTCACCAGGCCGTGGAAGACGAGGAGCATCGGGCCGCTGGGACCGCCGTACGCCGCGGCGCGCTCCTCGAGCCGCGCCACCGCGGCCGGCACCCACGCCGGCATCTCGGGCTGGGTGATGGTGCGCTGCTCGCTGAGCACCCGCTGCTGCGGCACCTCGCGCTGCTGGACGTCGTGCACGGCTCCTCCTCCTGCTGACGGGTCCTCCCACTGGGCGAGCAGGGCGGCCACGAGCGCGCGCTGGCCGGCCACCCGGCGCTCGGTCTCGTCCCAGTACGCCGCGAGCAGCTCCGCGCGCGCCGCCGCCGGCGCGGCGAGGACCGCCGCCACGCGGTCCAGCGGCATGCCGAGCCTGCGCAGCCGCACGACGAGCCGGGCGTCCTCGAGCTGGGTGGCGGCGTAGCGGCGGTAGCCGTTGGCCGGGTCGACCGTGGCGGGCACGAGCAGCCCGCGCTGCTCGTAGACCCGCAGCGCCTTCGGCGACAGCAGCGAGCGGCGGGAGAACTCCCCGCTGCCCATCAGCCCCTCGTCGCCCTGCACGCCCTCACCCTCGGGCCTGCCCCAGGGGCGGGGTCAAGGGGTCTAGACGTAGCGCTCGAGGATGGAGGACTCCGCCAGGCGGGAGAGCCCCTCGCGGACGGTGCGCGCCCGGGACTCCCCGACGCCCTCGACCGCCTGGAGGTCGTCGATGTTGGCGGCGAGCAGCTTCTGCAGGCTGCCGAAGTGCTCGACGAGGCGGTCGACGACGGGCGCGGGCAGGCGGGGGACCTTGGCCAGCAGCCGGTAGCCGCGTGGGCTGACCGCCGCGTCGAGCCCGTCGCCGGTGGTGCCGAAGCCGAGGGAGCGGGCGACGGCCCCGAGGTCGAGCAGGCCGGCCGCGTCGAGGGAGTCGAGCTCGGCGAGCACGTCCTCGACGCTGCGCGCGCGCCGCCCGCCGCCGCTGGGGAGGTAGTCGCGCGCGACGAGCTCGCGGTCGGACTCCACGCCCGCGACGAGCTCCTCGAGCTGGAGGCTGAGCAGGCGGCCGTCGGTGCCGAGCTCGACGACGTAGCCCTCGATCTCGTCGGCGATGCGGCGCACCATCTCGAGGCGCTGGGCGACCGCGCTGACGTCGCGGACGGTGACGAGGTCCTCGATCTCCAGCGCCGAGAGCGTGCCGGACACCTCGTCGAGGCGGAGCTTGTAGCGCTCCAGGGTGGCGAGCGCCTGGTTGGCGCGGCTGAGGATCTGCGCGCTGTCCTCGAGGGCGTAGCGCCGGCCGCCGGCGTAGAGCGCGACGATCGACATCGAGGCGCTCACCGAGACCACGGGCATGCCGAGCTGGCGCGAGACGCGCTCCGCGGTGCGGTGCCGGGTGCCGGACTCCTCGGTGGGGATCGTCGGGTCCGGGACGAGCTGGACCGCGGCGCGCAGGATGCGGGTGACGTCGGCGTCGCAGACCACCGCGCCGTCCATCTTGCAGAGCTCGCGCAGCCGCGTGGAGGAGAACTCGACGTCGAGGTTGAAGCCGCCGGTGCACAGGGCCTCGACGGAGCGGTCGTAGCCGAGCACGATCAGCGCGCCCGTGCGCCCGCGCAGGATCCGCTCCAGGCCCTCGCGCAGCGGGGTGCCGGGGGCCAGCTTGGCCAGGATCGAGCGCAGCGGGTCATCGGTCGACTGGCGGTCGCTCGGCACGGCGCTCCTCGGCCCTCGTCGGCGGTCACGGAGAGTCTAACCGGGCGCTCGCGCGGCCCCCGCCGTCCACCGTCCTCGCGCCCGGTCCGGCGAGCAGCCCGCCCTACCCGCGCTCGGGCGGGCGCGGCTGCGGCGTCGTCCGCTGCAGCCGGACCGCCGCCTCCACCGCCGAGGCGATGTCCGCGGCGCGCACGACCGTCATCCCGGGCGGCACCTCGTAGCTGCCCGGCGGCACCACCGCCTGGCGGAAGCCGAGCCGCTTGGCCTCGGCCAGCCGCCGCTCCACCCCGAGGCAGGCCCGGACCTCGCCCGCGAGGCCGAGCTCGCCGGCGGCGACGAGCCCCGGCGGCAGGGGCAGCTCGTGCTGCGCGCTGAGGACCGCCAGCGCGACGGCGAGGTCGGAGGCCGGCTCGGCGAGCCGCACCCCGCCCACGGTGGCGAGGAAGACGTCGCGGTCGCGCAGCCGGACGCCCGCGCGCCGCTCGAGCACCGCGAGCACCATGGCGGTGCGGGCGCTGTCGAGCCCGTTGGTCGCGCGGCGCGGCTGGGGCGAGGCGGAGGGCGCCACGAGGGCCTGGACCTCGGCGAGCAGCGGGCGGCGGCCCTCCAGGGTCACCGCGGTGCACGTGCCGGCGACCGGGGTGAGGTGCCGGGTGACGAACAACCCGCTGGGGTCGGCCACCTCGAAGATCCCGGCGTCGGCCAGCTCGAAGCAGCCCACCTCGTCGGTCGGGCCGTAGCGGTTCTTCACCGCCCGCACGAGGCGCAGCCGGGACGCCCTGTCGCCCTCGACCTGGAGGACGACGTCGACGAGGTGCTCGAGCTGGCGGGGGCCCGCGATGCCGCCGTCCTTGGTGACGTGCCCGACGAGCACGGTCGCGATCCCGCGCTCCTTCGCGGTGCGGGTGACGGTCGCCGCCACCTCGCGCACCTGCGTGACGCCGCCGGCCACGCCGTCCACGTCCGCCGACGCGAAGGTCTGCACGGAGTCGACGACGAGCAGGCCGGGGGAGACCGCGTCCACGTGGCTGAGCAGGGCGCCGAGGTCCTGCTCGGCGGCGAGGTAGAGCTCGGGCGACACGGCGCCCACCCGCTCGGCGCGCAGCCGCACCTGGCCGGCCGACTCCTCGCCGGTGACGTACAGCGTGGGGGCCCCCGGCCGGGCGCAGCGCGCGGCGACCTCGAGCAGCAGCGTCGACTTGCCGACGCCCGGCTCGCCGGCCAGCAGGACGACGGCCCCGGGCACGAGCCCGCCACCCAGCACCCGGTCGAGCTCGCCGACGCCGGTCGGGCGGGCGCTGGCCTGCTGCAGGTCGACCTCGCCGATGGGCCGGGCGGGCGCCGTCACCGCCCCCGCGCGGGTCTGCCCCACGACCGGGCCCGGCTCCTCGAGCGTCCCCCACGCGCTGCACTCGCCGCAACGCCCCACCCACTTCGCCGTCGTCCACCCGC
The sequence above is drawn from the Motilibacter rhizosphaerae genome and encodes:
- a CDS encoding amino-acid N-acetyltransferase yields the protein MTSAVEVRRARTSDVPSIRTLIDAYARERRLLSKATVTLYEDVQEFYVADLEGRVVGCGALHVLWEDLAEVRTLAVSDDVRGMGVGGALLATLLETARGLGVAKVFCLTFEVGFFARYGFTEIEGTPVDPKVYAALLESYDEGVAEFLDLERVKPNTLGNTRMLITL
- a CDS encoding zinc-binding dehydrogenase, which gives rise to MRAWRLEAPGGALELQDVAQPSAGPGAVLVRVEASPLLAYLGDYVSGRLTTYRPPPGPFTPGTSAVGTVEAVGQGVLTLRPGRRVLTTPYVVAAETAPEPPEALVALTAEPGSEGLLELWADGTLAEYAVAPAATVTAVPSGLDAVPSASLAAVSRLVVPYGALLRGRLAAGETVVVHGATGAFGSAGVLVALAMGAARVVAAGRNREVLDRLGTLDRVRAVPMTGDVAADAAALREAAGGVVDLALDSAGRASSADGVLAALAALRRGGRLVLSGSMTVPLPLDYAGLLRGGKEVLGSFMHPPDAPARLLQLVAAGLLDLAAVPVETRPLADLPAAMARAAEPGAPLVVVEPLRA
- a CDS encoding histone-like nucleoid-structuring protein Lsr2; translated protein: MAQRTIVTLEDDIDGGEAEETVTFALDGVTYEIDLNEANAARLRDALAPYVGAGRRVGGRSSAAARPAARPARAASSPKQDTGAVREWARANGFTVSDRGRIPGNVVQAFEQAHS
- a CDS encoding ATP-dependent Clp protease ATP-binding subunit codes for the protein MFERFTDRARRVVVLAQEEARMLNHNYIGTEHILLGLIHEGEGVAAKALESLGISLEAVRSQVEEIIGQGQQAPSGHIPFTPRAKKVLELSLREALQLGHNYIGTEHILLGLIREGEGVAAQVLVKLGADLNRVRQQVIQLLSGYQGKETATAGGPAEGAPSTSLVLDQFGRNLTQAAREGKLDPVIGREKEIERVMQVLSRRTKNNPVLIGEPGVGKTAVVEGLSQAIVKGEVPETLKDKQLYTLDLGALVAGSRYRGDFEERLKKVLKEIRTRGDIILFIDELHTLVGAGAAEGAIDAASILKPMLARGELQTIGATTLDEYRKHLEKDAALERRFQPIQVAEPSLPHTIEILKGLRDRYEAHHRVSITDAALVAAATLADRYISDRFLPDKAIDLIDEAGSRMRIRRMTAPPDLREYDERIAGVRREKESAIDAQDFEKAARLRDEEKRLLGDKAQREKEWKAGDMDVVAEVDEELIAEVLATATGIPVFKLTEEESARLLRMEDELHKRVIGQEQAIKALAQAIRRTRAGLKDPKRPGGSFIFAGPSGVGKTELSKTLAEFLFGDEDALIALDMSEFSEKHTVSRLFGSPPGYVGYEEGGQLTEKVRRKPFSVVLFDEVEKAHPDIFNSLLQILEDGRLTDSQGRVVDFKNTVIIMTTNLGTRDISKGFNLGFAATGDTQTGYERMKAKVQDELKQHFRPEFLNRIDDIVVFHQLTEKEIIQIVDLMLARLDERLKDKDMGLELTQSAKQLLAARGYDPVLGARPLRRTIQREIEDALSEKILFGELKAGEIVLVDTDGEGEGATFTFRGEAKPPLPEVGLTKSL
- a CDS encoding ATP-binding protein — protein: MVGGPEPDLVHREVELSAEPASVRRARHAVADALRTAGSPEDDVDTASLLVTELVTNAVVHARSSVGVTVTVDSRGVLVEVSDHSPHLPVQRSFASEGTTGRGLELVEALATDSGARRTSSGGKVVWFTLGGRTGGSLREEPGGGAPDAAGVAPETTAVRLLHVRAALFRTLLEHASSLLREHLITCLDERSGSRELADEAAAGNDALTLLTGGTSDQLRTDRQVLDLEIEVPGDAAPRFRALGAALDRAVRQAARGELLAPPSQPEIRRMRRWVLQEVLDQLTGAAPTAWTPLEAADEATERARPEWDGARVVASRAAQVASDDAGRILAVSPAAEQLLGWPAEELVGRRLVVIIPPRLHEAHIAGFVRFLLTGERHLVGHSVRVPARRRDGSEVEVLLELEPERLEGGRTVVVGTLTPFTTA
- a CDS encoding HhH-GPD family protein, whose protein sequence is MDRPPDAAEIVEVVTDWYAASARDLPWREPGASAWSVLVSEVMLQQTPVARVLPVWREWCERWPTPAALAAATPGDAVHAWGRLGYPRRALRLHAAARAVVEQHGGEVPADHAALRALPGVGDYTAAAVAAFAHGGRHAVLDTNVRRVLGRVLDGVAAPRPAITRAERERAEALLPADGRQAARWSVGVMELGALVCTARAPRCGDCPLATRCRWLAAGRPETGPPRRAQVWEGTDRQARGTLLAVLRAAPGAVPRARLEDAWPEEVQRERALAGLLHDGLVEELPGGAYALPGRWGAAAG
- a CDS encoding MerR family transcriptional regulator, with the protein product MQGDEGLMGSGEFSRRSLLSPKALRVYEQRGLLVPATVDPANGYRRYAATQLEDARLVVRLRRLGMPLDRVAAVLAAPAAARAELLAAYWDETERRVAGQRALVAALLAQWEDPSAGGGAVHDVQQREVPQQRVLSEQRTITQPEMPAWVPAAVARLEERAAAYGGPSGPMLLVFHGLVTEDSDGPLEVCLPVAAPEDDPAVRVEPAHREAYVRLRKRETVFPSILTAYDEVAAWLQGQGLRPSAGPREVYFAHFPSAAPDDEVCDVAFPY
- the disA gene encoding DNA integrity scanning diadenylate cyclase DisA, encoding MPSDRQSTDDPLRSILAKLAPGTPLREGLERILRGRTGALIVLGYDRSVEALCTGGFNLDVEFSSTRLRELCKMDGAVVCDADVTRILRAAVQLVPDPTIPTEESGTRHRTAERVSRQLGMPVVSVSASMSIVALYAGGRRYALEDSAQILSRANQALATLERYKLRLDEVSGTLSALEIEDLVTVRDVSAVAQRLEMVRRIADEIEGYVVELGTDGRLLSLQLEELVAGVESDRELVARDYLPSGGGRRARSVEDVLAELDSLDAAGLLDLGAVARSLGFGTTGDGLDAAVSPRGYRLLAKVPRLPAPVVDRLVEHFGSLQKLLAANIDDLQAVEGVGESRARTVREGLSRLAESSILERYV